A genome region from Schlesneria paludicola DSM 18645 includes the following:
- a CDS encoding TolB family protein, whose product MLFVSGEHYNCHPCVVRADGTGLKKLADRGGYKGVIELLDVPDFHGGSSDVPIWAIDGKSVFYTAQVGSNVELFEVALDGEPKQLTSSASGTQHYHPSPSPDGRFLAYGSKRDGCRQLYVRHLADQHEQRITDLRAGQAAMWFHWQK is encoded by the coding sequence GTGCTGTTCGTTTCTGGCGAGCACTACAACTGCCATCCGTGCGTGGTCAGGGCCGATGGCACCGGGTTGAAAAAGCTCGCCGATCGGGGCGGTTACAAAGGGGTGATCGAGTTGCTGGATGTTCCGGATTTCCACGGAGGCAGCAGCGATGTCCCCATTTGGGCGATCGACGGCAAGTCCGTTTTTTACACGGCCCAAGTTGGATCGAACGTCGAACTGTTCGAAGTGGCTTTGGACGGCGAACCCAAGCAACTGACCTCGTCGGCATCGGGAACGCAGCACTACCATCCGTCGCCCTCACCCGATGGGCGATTTCTCGCTTATGGCTCAAAGCGAGATGGATGTCGGCAATTGTATGTGCGCCACCTTGCAGATCAGCATGAACAGCGGATCACCGACTTGAGGGCTGGTCAGGCCGCAATGTGGTTTCATTGGCAGAAATAA
- a CDS encoding ArnT family glycosyltransferase, whose translation MHIQPNNRLRRPTACRIPFTVLGLLLVHAGLLGYSASRFSPTYLESAFLVSGLAHWEFYRFEPYNVNPPLVRMTAALPVQALGYLSDWSSFFEIPGARTEFPMGEDFIAANGVAVIPLIVSARLVCIPFSLIGAYFAYRWARELYHPNAGLIALVLYIFDPNLLAHGALITPDAACIALGVVAGYTFWQWLRQPTWRQTLFAGMALGAAELTKTSWLILFVLWPTLWAVWRKLDPARSIASGAPQLPDSNSPGTPEPTERIVVIESGLRLEQPYHPCSGSKKTLGPPLMQLICILFSGIYLINLCYLFDGTGVALKDFEFVSASLKGNGSPDAAGNRFRGTCLGEMIVPLPKQFILGIDSQKKDFEQYTHPSYLRGEWNDRGWWYYYLYGLMVKSPCGTWGLLAFVVAVRLFQVNRPVPLRDEIVLLAPALVLMILVSSQSAFSIHLRYVFPMLGFVLIFIAQCGEYIRGWHLKTIVVLTALVQSVVSAMLVYPNHLSYFNEFVGGQRHGHEHLLGSSVDWGQGLQDAIDWIQLNAPSAEVEFMIRKTTLADVLWSHHKRVAVAPQESDPEKVPAKLILYSADYFSNRLQNGVTTGKLPVGETVVKRFPSGMVLVRCDE comes from the coding sequence ATGCATATCCAACCAAATAATCGCTTGCGCCGTCCAACGGCCTGTCGTATTCCATTCACGGTGCTGGGCTTGCTGCTTGTGCACGCAGGTCTATTGGGCTATTCCGCGAGTCGCTTCAGCCCAACATATCTCGAATCGGCATTTCTTGTCAGCGGACTGGCTCATTGGGAGTTTTATCGTTTTGAGCCTTACAACGTGAATCCTCCATTGGTACGGATGACCGCCGCATTACCCGTGCAGGCATTGGGGTATCTCTCCGACTGGAGCAGTTTTTTTGAGATCCCGGGCGCGCGAACAGAATTTCCAATGGGCGAAGACTTCATTGCGGCGAACGGCGTTGCCGTGATCCCTTTAATTGTTTCCGCGCGCCTCGTGTGTATCCCATTCAGTTTGATTGGGGCCTACTTTGCCTATCGATGGGCACGTGAGCTCTATCATCCCAATGCAGGTCTCATTGCGCTTGTTCTCTATATTTTCGATCCGAATCTTCTCGCGCATGGAGCATTGATCACACCGGATGCCGCATGCATCGCGTTAGGTGTGGTCGCAGGGTACACCTTTTGGCAATGGCTCCGCCAACCAACCTGGCGACAAACTCTATTTGCTGGAATGGCGTTGGGAGCCGCCGAACTTACCAAGACGAGTTGGCTGATTCTTTTCGTCCTTTGGCCAACATTGTGGGCCGTGTGGAGAAAGCTCGATCCAGCTCGATCGATTGCTTCCGGTGCTCCCCAACTACCGGATTCGAATTCACCAGGAACACCCGAGCCAACCGAACGTATTGTCGTAATTGAGTCAGGTTTGCGTCTTGAACAACCGTATCACCCTTGCTCGGGCTCAAAAAAGACTTTGGGGCCTCCGTTGATGCAATTGATCTGTATTTTGTTCTCGGGAATCTACTTAATCAATCTTTGCTATCTGTTTGACGGCACTGGCGTCGCGCTGAAAGATTTTGAGTTTGTCAGCGCATCTCTTAAGGGCAATGGGAGTCCTGATGCGGCCGGAAATCGATTTCGTGGCACTTGTCTAGGTGAGATGATCGTTCCACTTCCAAAACAGTTCATCTTGGGGATTGACAGCCAGAAGAAAGACTTTGAACAATATACGCACCCGTCGTATCTTCGCGGTGAATGGAACGACCGCGGATGGTGGTATTACTATCTCTACGGTTTGATGGTGAAATCCCCATGTGGGACATGGGGGCTACTAGCGTTCGTTGTCGCAGTCCGATTATTTCAGGTAAATCGTCCGGTACCTTTGCGCGATGAGATCGTGTTGCTGGCCCCGGCACTTGTGCTGATGATTCTTGTCAGTTCTCAGTCGGCGTTCAGCATCCATCTGCGATACGTGTTTCCGATGCTGGGTTTCGTGCTTATTTTCATCGCTCAATGTGGAGAATATATCCGCGGATGGCATCTGAAGACGATTGTTGTGCTCACCGCGCTGGTCCAGTCGGTCGTGAGCGCCATGCTTGTCTATCCTAATCATTTGAGCTACTTTAACGAATTTGTCGGTGGCCAACGTCATGGACACGAGCATCTTCTTGGTAGCAGTGTTGATTGGGGGCAAGGTCTCCAGGACGCGATCGATTGGATCCAACTCAACGCTCCATCCGCAGAAGTTGAGTTCATGATACGGAAGACCACATTGGCGGATGTGCTTTGGTCGCATCATAAACGAGTCGCCGTCGCGCCGCAGGAGAGTGATCCAGAAAAGGTTCCAGCTAAGTTGATTCTTTACAGCGCGGATTACTTCTCAAATAGACTTCAAAACGGTGTGACAACAGGAAAACTTCCAGTAGGCGAGACGGTTGTCAAAAGATTTCCATCAGGGATGGTCTTGGTTCGGTGCGACGAATGA